The Niabella beijingensis genomic interval GGTTCTTCATCTTTTCCTTCTTCTTCCACAAAAGCCTCTTCTGTTCCGATGGACGTAGTGGCTTTTACAATACGTTTTCTTTTGGGGCGTTCTCCGGAGGAAGCTTTTGATCCTGTTACAGCCTGACTGTCCAGGATTTTGTAGATCAGATCCTGTTTGTTTAATTTTTTGGCATTAGGGATCTTTAACTGTTCGGCAATGTCTAACAGTTCAGGAACGAGCATATCGTTCAATTGTAAAATGTCATACATAAATGTGCGGGATTAATCAAAAGATTAAATCTTAATGAGATAATTAATTTGGTAAAGATTTTAAGTTTTTTGGATTGACAAATGATAATTGATATTATCATTCAGCAGAGATGATCATATGTTATAGGGTCATTTCCGTGACAAAATTAGCACCTTTTAACTAAAATCAAAAATTTTTAATAATTATCTCTCCGTTTTGGGTAATTCTTAACGGACTTTCGGGGAAGTCGCTGCTGCTCAAGTACTTTATGCGATGGCGGGCGGTTGCCGCGGTATCCAGGCGGGGTGTACGGTCGTTTCCGGGTAGCTGGATCGTGGAAATGATCCTCCCCCCGGTGAAGTCCCCGTTCTTATCCACTGTTATTTTCAGGATGGGCGCCCGGCCCAGCGGTCCGTTAAGACTAATGGAGCCGTAAGTGGCATAATTACCCAGACTATAAGCGATCAGCTTTTTTTTGTAGAGTTCAATCCCCCGGGTAACGTGGGGGCCGCTGCCCAGTACCAGGTCGGCGCCGGCATCGATACAGGCGCGGGCAAATGCATATACATTGCCCCTGTCCTCACCGTGGTAAAGCTCTTTTTGTTTCTGCACGTGCTCCATCGTTCCCCCCTCTGCACCGCCGTGAAAATAAACGATCACCAGGTCCGCACTGTCCTTTATGCGTTCGATCAGCCGGGCAACCGGCAAAGGGTGGCTGATGTGGAGGTGCCGCCAGCCAAATCCGGCGGTAACGATACCGTAACGGATGCCGTTTTTGGTGATGATCCGGTGGGCCTGGTGGTGTTTGACCCCGGCAAAGCCGATACCGCTTTTTTTCAGCAGCGCCATGGTTTCGTCCAGCCCTTTGGCACCAAAGTCTCCGGAGTGGTTATTGGCAAGACTCAGGAAATCAAAGCCTGCATCCCTGAAATGCTTTTCAGCACCCGGCGGCATCCTGAAGGCATAGCAGTTTTTGGGATTGATGCATTTTTTTTCCGGTACAGGAGTGCTGGTGATCACCCCCTCCAGGTTGCCGATCAGGAAATCGCCCGACTTCAATG includes:
- a CDS encoding CapA family protein, giving the protein MLFHHSFHQLYPRYGGSVSPAFLVIFTFNMRLLFYITAGLFITGCKDPDPLPAAPVEQKEVVAGKKGLITITAVGDMMLGSDFPNTLRMPKRNILLPLADSLKSGDFLIGNLEGVITSTPVPEKKCINPKNCYAFRMPPGAEKHFRDAGFDFLSLANNHSGDFGAKGLDETMALLKKSGIGFAGVKHHQAHRIITKNGIRYGIVTAGFGWRHLHISHPLPVARLIERIKDSADLVIVYFHGGAEGGTMEHVQKQKELYHGEDRGNVYAFARACIDAGADLVLGSGPHVTRGIELYKKKLIAYSLGNYATYGSISLNGPLGRAPILKITVDKNGDFTGGRIISTIQLPGNDRTPRLDTAATARHRIKYLSSSDFPESPLRITQNGEIIIKNF